CACGAAAATATCTGGATGCTCAATAACTTTCGTACTTGGCATGCTCATAACATTTTGTAATAAATTATAATGCTTTTCATTAGAGCGAATTGTACTAACTATACCATCAATAATAAATACATTATGTGGATTCATCTCATCTTCTGCCAATTGACTGCGTACCGTCTGACGTAATAGTGTCGAAGAGACAAATGTCCACCGCTTCATCGCGCAGACACTGCCAGCAATAATTGATTCCGTCTTTCCTACACGGGGCATACCTCGAAGTCCTATTACCTGATTTCCATCTTTTTTAAACAGTTCCCCGAGAAAATCGACCAATAGACCAAGCTCATCCCGGGTAAACCGAAACGTCTTCCGATCATCTGAATCCCGTTCAATATATCGCCCATGGCGCACAGCCAGCTTGTCTACAAGTCTTGGTGACCGCAGAGCTGAAACTGTAATATTATCAACTTTCTTGAGCATTTCGCCCATTAGCATTATTTTGTCATCATCATTAGTCTCCAGCAACATTCCGCGAGTTTTTCCTTCAACGCCATTAATCGTCAGAATGTTGACTTCTAGCATCCCTAACATTGAAGCGATATCACCAAGCAGACCGGGTCTGTTCTTGTGAATCTTGTATTCCATATACCATTGTTTATATTCCACTTGTACACCTCATAGATTCCTTTTCCCTGCACTTTGATATACATCAAAAAAATGCCGTTCAGACAAAGCGGTCTGAAACACGGGTCATGTTAATGATATATAAAATAAAAATGAAAGGCAAGGTCAGTCCTGTAATAATTGCAGAAAAGCTCCCACAAGGGGAGCTTTTCCGCAAGCTTAGGCGTTGTTTTTCGCCAGCCTGACCATGAGTTTAGCAATCGTCTGCTTTTCTTCATCGTTGCCGACATCCCATAGCTCTTTAATCGCCCGGTTTTGAGAGTTTGCTGGATCAACTTTTTGATCGAGAAATTCCCCGATTTCAAAAGCCAGCTTTGAGATCGTGTCTTCACTCATCCCAAGTTTCTCCGCCTGTACGACCCGATTGCCTAAAAACTTCTTCCAGCTGTCGAAATTTTTGAGTATGCTTGCGTCTGGTGTCATCTTAAATCCTCCTTCATGGTTACGGTCAAACACCTGCATACAGGCTGTAAGCCGCCTTACGTGAGATTTAAAAACAACACTTATAATATGTCTCAGACGCTAAGTTCTTATGCTGGAGCTTTTCTCCAATCAACATAATCATCAAGTAATCCATCCACCGTTCGGACTAATAATTTGGCCAGTAATATACCCGGATTCAGGCAAAGCCAAAAAATAAATTAGTGAAGATATTTCATTAGGAGTAGCCAAACGTCCTGCTGGAATTTCATCCTCTAGCATACGGACTTCATCCGCTTGTAAATTGGACAACATGTTCGTATTAACCGCTCCTGGAGCTACCGCGTTAACGGTTACGCCTGATGGAGCCAGCTCTTTGGCTAAAGCCTTTGTAAAGGCATTCACTCCACCTTTACTGGCCGAATATGCTACCTCGCAAGAAGCTCCGGTTATTCCCCATACGGAAGAAACGTTGATGATTCGACCGTATCGCTGAGACACCATGTAAGGCATAAAAATCTGACTGCACATAAAGGTTCCCTTCAAGTTAATGGACATAATATCATCCCATTCTTCTTCGGTCACATCAGCCAGCATTCCGTAATGCGATTTACCGGCATTATTGACAAGGATATCCGGCTGCATCCCATTACTCTCAAGCTTTTCAGCCATACGTACAATCTGACTGCGATCCTTCATATCCGCATTTACTGTCATCACCTTAGCTCCAAGGGCCATACAACGCCGAGCGACATCATTAGCAGCTTCATGTGAGTGCTTGTAATGAATAACAATATTCATCCCTACAGAGGCAAACCGCTCTGCAATGGCCCCGCCGATCCCGCCGCTGCCCCCTGTCACAAGGACCGTCATTTCACCTAATGGTTTGCTACTCTCTCCCAAAAGTGCCACCTAAGGACTCACCACTAGCGAAACAGCCAGCTGCTCCCAATCTACATGGGCATGTAAACGCTCGTTCACTTCGGCTAAAGTAATCGATTCGTAAATAGGCAGAACTTCAAACAGGTCACCACCGCGGAATTGGTAACGAGTAAATTCATGTGCGATACTTTCAGGGGAGTTCAGCATGCGTAAGTATCCGCCTATTTTCTTTTTCCGTGCCCGTTCGAAATCCTTCTCAGCAAAGCCAGAGTTTAAGATCAGATCTATTTCCTCTTTAATTCGTTTTAAAAGCAAATCCGGGTCCTTAGTGTCCCCACCCATTGCAGAAAAAGCATACTGCGGAGAACTATTAAACTCATGTCCAAAGCTGTCTGAGATCAATTCCTCATCATATAGTTTTTGATACAAAGCAGTGCTACTACCTACCAACAAATCAAGCATTAGCTTGGTTGTCAGGTCGCGTTTCAGAGCAGCTTCACCAGTTAGACCATCTACCTTTTCCTTGAAACCAAACATGATCTTTGGCATCGAGACGGCAAGTTTACTTTCTAGGCGTTTTGAAGCGACTTGTTCTGGTTCATCCTCAAAAATACGTTTGATTTCACCCTGCTTATCGTAAGTTTTTCCGTTCTGGTTACTGCGAATCAAGGAGAACACCTTCTCCGGGTCCACACCACCAACCACGAACAACAGCATATTACTAGGATGATAAAAAGCGTTATAGCAAGTGTACAGCGTTTCCTTCGTGATCGTACTAATCGATTCTACCGTACCAGCAATGTCAATCCGAACAGGATGCTTCGAATACATCGCTTCAATATGGCCAAAATACACGCGCCAGTCCGGATTATCAGCATACATATTGATTTCTTGACCAATGATCCCTTTTTCCTTTTCAACATTCTCGTCTGTAAAATAAGGTCGCTGAACAAAATCAACGAGCGTACTAAGGTTGGTCTCTATATTCTCTGTTGCTGAGAAAAGATACACCGTCTGGTCAAAGCTTGTAAAGGCATTGGCCGAGGCACCATTTGAAGCAAAGGTAGCAAAAATATCTCCTTCCGGCTCTTCGAACATCTTGTGCTCTAAAAAGTGAGCTATTCCATCAGGAACAGTGGTCTCTTCTCCACCTGCGACATGAAAATGGTTGTCAACGGAACCGTATTTAGTAGCAAATGTAGCATAGGTTTTTTTGAATGTTGGTTTCGGCAGCACATATACCTGAAGCCCGTTATCCATAACCTCATGATAAATGGTCTCTTGAAGTCTATCGTAATGAATCTGTTCCATCGTTATTCCTCCTTCCCTGTCAAGAAATAAATCGTATCCAACTGAACGGTTTCGGCGGCGGCTTTTACATCTTCAGCACTAATTTGTTCCACCTGTTGCAAAAGCTGATCCGCTGTCCGTTCTTTTCCTGACAACTGGCGGTTGAAATCAAATGAGATCATCTCGAACGCAGAATCCTGAATTTCGGAAAGCTGGTTGCGGATCATGGCTTTGGTCTGACTTAGCTCCAAGTCACTGATGTCGCCAGCTTTCATCTCTTCCAGTTGCTTCTCAATAATTTCCACGGCTTTGCCGTAATTTTGCGCTTCGATGCCTGATTGAATCGTTCCGATGCCCTTGTGACCGTCATATCGAGACGAAGCATAATATGCAAGGCTTTCCTTCTCACGTACGTTAACGAAAAGTTTAGAGTGTGGATACCCTCCTAATATGCCGTTGTACATAAGCGCGGACGCGTATGTATCATCCTTATAAGTAATAGAGGTACGCAGCCCCATGTTCAACTTGCCCTGATTGACATCCAGCTTCTCTTCTACCGTCCGCACCTCATTAACGGATACAGGTATAAACTTAGAGCTATATAAGCCCACCTCGGACTGAACCCGACCGAAATGAAGCTGTACCAGCTTTTCTACTTCCTCAGCTGTTGTGTCTCCCACTACATAGAGATCAAGAATGGCTTCATCCAGCCAAGAATTATAGGATTCATACAAACTTTTCGGGGTAATGCGATCAAGATCCGCTCTTTGCCCCAGAGGGTGAAGACGGTATGGCTCGTTGCGGCACATTTCCTCAATACAACGTTCAGCAGCATAACGTATCTTGTCATTAACGATGGACTCCAGCTTCTTGCGAACTGTTTCACGCTCCGTTGCAACATACGAAGGTCGGAAGCTACCGTCTTCAACCAATGGACGTGTCAGCACCTCACCTAAGAAAGCAAAGGATTGTTCAAGCAAACTCTCCTGGCTTTGTACGAAAGAGTCATTTATGGTATCCATGCGGAACTGAACAATCTGATAATCGCCTCTTTTATAAATATCAAACCCAAATCCAGCGCCGTACAGTTCCTCCAAACGCTCGCGGAATTGCGTGGTCTCCGGATAAGTCGCGGTACCTCTGCGAAGCACGAATGGAGCAAGTGCTGTAGAGGTCACCGTATTCTCATCAAGTGGGATACCGGCATAAAGTGAGATCGCGTATGTCTTGAACGCCTTGGTAGGCATCACGTGAATACGCAAGCCTCCAACGTTGCCATGTTGAAATACATTATTAGTCAAGTCCAAAACTCCTTTACGGCGTGGATAGTTGCTCTATATCATGTTTATGAATTAATAACCATTCTAAACCATTCCAAAGTAAGGAAGCAACCGGAAGCCTCTTCCCGGTTGCTCTCTGAATTCTCTATCCTTCTTTTCTACATACAGAAAATATGCTGACCAATCGTCTTGACCTGAGGACGGGTCCAAATCCATTTAGAGGTCGCTGTTTTAGGATTGAAGTAATACAAACATCCTCCGGAAGGATCCCAACCATTGAGCGCTTGCTGCACTGCCTTACGTGCTTGC
The window above is part of the Paenibacillus sp. FSL K6-0276 genome. Proteins encoded here:
- a CDS encoding DUF3388 domain-containing protein; the encoded protein is MEYKQWYMEYKIHKNRPGLLGDIASMLGMLEVNILTINGVEGKTRGMLLETNDDDKIMLMGEMLKKVDNITVSALRSPRLVDKLAVRHGRYIERDSDDRKTFRFTRDELGLLVDFLGELFKKDGNQVIGLRGMPRVGKTESIIAGSVCAMKRWTFVSSTLLRQTVRSQLAEDEMNPHNVFIIDGIVSTIRSNEKHYNLLQNVMSMPSTKVIEHPDIFVRESEYSYDDFDIIIELRNNPNEEILYESFTTSYSDDL
- a CDS encoding DUF3243 domain-containing protein → MTPDASILKNFDSWKKFLGNRVVQAEKLGMSEDTISKLAFEIGEFLDQKVDPANSQNRAIKELWDVGNDEEKQTIAKLMVRLAKNNA
- the fabG gene encoding 3-oxoacyl-ACP reductase FabG produces the protein MTVLVTGGSGGIGGAIAERFASVGMNIVIHYKHSHEAANDVARRCMALGAKVMTVNADMKDRSQIVRMAEKLESNGMQPDILVNNAGKSHYGMLADVTEEEWDDIMSINLKGTFMCSQIFMPYMVSQRYGRIINVSSVWGITGASCEVAYSASKGGVNAFTKALAKELAPSGVTVNAVAPGAVNTNMLSNLQADEVRMLEDEIPAGRLATPNEISSLIYFLALPESGYITGQIISPNGGWIT
- a CDS encoding pitrilysin family protein, producing the protein MEQIHYDRLQETIYHEVMDNGLQVYVLPKPTFKKTYATFATKYGSVDNHFHVAGGEETTVPDGIAHFLEHKMFEEPEGDIFATFASNGASANAFTSFDQTVYLFSATENIETNLSTLVDFVQRPYFTDENVEKEKGIIGQEINMYADNPDWRVYFGHIEAMYSKHPVRIDIAGTVESISTITKETLYTCYNAFYHPSNMLLFVVGGVDPEKVFSLIRSNQNGKTYDKQGEIKRIFEDEPEQVASKRLESKLAVSMPKIMFGFKEKVDGLTGEAALKRDLTTKLMLDLLVGSSTALYQKLYDEELISDSFGHEFNSSPQYAFSAMGGDTKDPDLLLKRIKEEIDLILNSGFAEKDFERARKKKIGGYLRMLNSPESIAHEFTRYQFRGGDLFEVLPIYESITLAEVNERLHAHVDWEQLAVSLVVSP
- a CDS encoding pitrilysin family protein, whose translation is MPTKAFKTYAISLYAGIPLDENTVTSTALAPFVLRRGTATYPETTQFRERLEELYGAGFGFDIYKRGDYQIVQFRMDTINDSFVQSQESLLEQSFAFLGEVLTRPLVEDGSFRPSYVATERETVRKKLESIVNDKIRYAAERCIEEMCRNEPYRLHPLGQRADLDRITPKSLYESYNSWLDEAILDLYVVGDTTAEEVEKLVQLHFGRVQSEVGLYSSKFIPVSVNEVRTVEEKLDVNQGKLNMGLRTSITYKDDTYASALMYNGILGGYPHSKLFVNVREKESLAYYASSRYDGHKGIGTIQSGIEAQNYGKAVEIIEKQLEEMKAGDISDLELSQTKAMIRNQLSEIQDSAFEMISFDFNRQLSGKERTADQLLQQVEQISAEDVKAAAETVQLDTIYFLTGKEE